From the Actinomadura luzonensis genome, the window TCGCGTACCTGCACAACGCGCTCGACCAGATCCGCGGCGAGGGGGCGACGCTGTCGTTCTTCTCGCGCGGGGCGTACCTCAACCCGATGGTGGTGCGGGTGGCCGGCTACGCCTACCAGAAGGGGTTCGGCGGGCACTTCCACAACGACAACTCGGTGGCGGCGCTGCGCGACATCCCCGGCCTGGTCATCGCCTCGCCCGCGCGCCCCGACGACGCCGCCGCCATGCTGCGCACCTGCCTGGCCGCCGCCCGCACCTGCGGGTCGGTGTCGGTGTTCCTGGAGCCGATCGCGCTCTACCACACGCGCGACCTGTTCGAGGAGGGCGACGGGGGGTGGCTGGCGCCGTACGTGCCGCCGTCGCGGTGGGCCGAGACGCACGTGCCGATCGGGCGGGCCCGCTCGTACGGCGACGGGCGCGACCTGACGATCGTCACGTTCGGCAACGGGGTGCGGATGAGCCTGCGGGCCGCCGTGCGGCTCACCCAGGAGGGGTACGGCTGCCGCGTCCTCGACCTGCGCTGGCTCGCGCCGCTGCCCGTCGAGGACCTGCTGCGCGCGGCCGAGCTGACCGGGAAGGTGCTGATCGCCGACGAGACCCGGCACAGCGGCGGCGTCTCGGAAGGGGTCATGGCCGAGCTGGCGGACGCCGGGTTCGACGGGCCGATGGCGCGGGTGACCTCGGCCGACAGCTTCATCCCGCTGGGGGCGGCGGCCGAGCACGTGCTGCTGTCGGAGGCGGAGATCGAGCAGGCGGCGCGCAAGCTCCTGGGCTGAGCCTTTTATTACTGGCGGCGGGCCTTCGCGCCTCTGATGCAGGCCGGCTTGGACCAGGCGACCGTCGTCTGCTCGGAGATGCGCAGCGGGACGCCCACCAGGAAGCAGTAGCCGGCGCCGGGGTCGAGGCCCGCCACGCGGGTGGTGGTGGCGCCCTGGCCGAGGGCGGTGATGGGCTGCTCGCCCTTGGCCACGGGGCTGCGTTGCAGGACCACCGGGTAGCGGCGGGCGTTCGCGGGCAGGGCCCAGCTCAGCTCGACCAGGGCGCCCTGGTCGGCGGTCACCTTGAGCTTGCGGGGGGCCAGGGCGGCGATCTCCTGCTCCTCGATGGGGGTGGTGTCCTGGGGGGCGGCCTGCTGGGTGGCGGTGTTCCTGGGGGGGGGTGTCGCCCGGGAGGGAGACGTAGACGGCCGCGGCCGTGCCCGCCACGGCGGCCAGCGCCACCGCCGCGCCGATGAGCAGCGCCTTGGGGGCGCGGCCGGGTGACGTGGACGGCGCGGGCGCGCGGTGCGGGGCGGGCGCGGGCGCGGCCTGCCCGTGGGTGGCCAGGGAGTGGGCGGCCTGCGGGTGGGCGGCCTGTCCGTGGGCGGCCTGCTCGTTCGGGGGTGCGGTCGGTGCCGCGTACGGGGTGGGGTGCTGGAGCGGATGGTGCGCCGGGAGAGGCGCGGCCGGGTGCTGGTGCGCGGTGGGCGGCACGACCGGGTCGGGCGCCGCCTGCGGTTCGGCCGGGGACGCCGCGTGCCGGGCGTGGCGAGCGGGCCGGGTCGGCCCGTGGACGCTGCCCGCGCCCTGCGTGCCCGCCCCCTGCGCACCCCCGCCGTACGTGCCCCCGCCGTACGTGCCCCCGCCGTACGTGCCCGCGCCCGGCCCGGTCTGGGGGCCGGAGCCTGGGGAGGCGCCCGCCGCCCCCTGCCCCGAGGGCGGCGCCGGGGCGTGCTGCCCGGTGGACGGGAGCCCGCCGGACCACGTCACCCCCTGCGCCTCCGGCGCGAACGGCGACACCTCCGCCGCCGGCAGGTGGTGCCCGGTGGAGGGGATGGGCGACGGGTCCGGCTGCGGGGCGTCGGGGCGCGGGCGCGGGACCGTGGACAGGTTCGGCCCCGGCCCCGGGTCCTCGCCCACCAGGTCCGTCACCGGCAGCCCCAGCTCCGCCTGGAGCGCCTGGAGCTCGCGGGCCAGCTCCCGCGCCGACGCCTGCCGCGCCTCCGGCTGCTTGGCCATGGCCCGCAGGATCGCCTGGAAGACCTGCGGCGGCAGGTCGGCCCGGCCGATGGGCGGCGGTTCGAGGCTGAGCACCCGGTACATCAGCGGCGCGATCGACGGCTCGGCCGGGTTGTGGAAGGCGGGCTGCCCGGCCAGCAGGTGGTAGAGGGTGGAGCCGAGCGAGTAGATGTCGGTCGGCACGCTGTGCGGCGCGCCGGTGAGCACCTCGGGCGCGGCGTGCAGCGGCGTGAACGCCTGCGAGGTGGCCGAGATCTCCGACGAGTCGACCACCCGGGCCACGCCGAAGTCGGCGATCGCGGGCTCGCCGTACCGGGAGATGAGGATGTTCTGCGGCTTGATGTCGCCGTGCAGCACCCCGGCCTCGTGGACGGCGGCGAGGGCACCGGCCAGCTTGACCCCGGCCCGCAGCACGTCGGGCACCGGCAGCGGGCCCTCTTTCCTGACCTTGTCGCGCAGCGAGCCGTTCTCGAAGAAGTCCATCGCGATGTACGGCTTGCCGGAGCGGGTCACGCCGGTGTCGAAGACAGTGACGACGTTGGGGTGGCCGGTGAGCCGCCCGGTGAGCTGGAGCTCGCGCTGGAAGCGGCGCATGGTGCGCTGGTCCACGCGGTCCACGGACAGCACCTTGAGCGCCACGACCCGGTCGAGGCGTTCCTGGTAGGCCCGGTAGACGACGGCGAATCCGCCCTGGCCGGCCTGGTCGAGCACGCGGTAGCCGGGCGCGTCCTCCGCTGGCAGCACGGCGGCGCTCACTCCCCCCTGTTGCAGGCGAGTTTAGTGCGAAATTTCGCGATTAGAGCGGGTTCATGAGGTAAGCGCCGAACGCGGCGGCCGTCACCGCCACCACGAAGAAGAAGAACACGAAGAACCCGCCCGGCAGGATCGTCAGCCGGGCGAGCTGGTCGGCGTCGGAGTCGCGCGCCTGACGGCGGCGCCGCTTCTGCTGCAGCTCGATGATCGGCCGGATGCCGCCGAGCAGCAGGAACCACACCGCGACGAAGGCGACGCCCTGCTGGACGGCGGCCGGGGCGTACATGATGAGCGCGAACACCGCCCCGCCGGTCGCGAGCAGGATCAGCGCGCCGTACAGGTTGCGGACCAGCAGCAGCATGCAGACCAGGAACAGCAGCACCGCCCAGATCAGCAGCGTGATGCGCCCCTCCTCGGTCAGCCAGGCGGCGGCCAGGCCGAGCAGCGGGGGCGCGAGGTAGCCCGCCATCGCGGTCAGCACCATGCCGGGCCCGGTCGGCCGGCCCCGGGTGAGCGTGACGCCGGAGGTGTCGGAGTGCAGGCGGATGCCCTCCAGCTTGCGCCGGGTGAGCAGCGCCATGAGCGCGTGCCCGCCCTCGTGCGCGATCGTGATCAGGCCCCGGGACACCTGCCACGGCATGCGGAAACCGACGATCACCAGCGCGACGAGAGCCGAGACCACCACGACCCAGGGGTGGGGGTCAGGCTGCACCTTGATCAGGTTGGCCCAGAGCTTGTCCATCGAGAGAGAACCCTATCCAGGTAAAGTCTCGGCCGTGGCCACAGAACGACATTCTGCCCAGTCCGACCAGGGAGTGCCGGAGTGGTGGCGGCGGCTGGGGCTGCCGGGGCTGATCGACCTGCACGTGCACTTCCTGCCCGAGCGAATGGAGCGGCGGGTCTGGCACCACTTCCGCAACGGCGGCCCGCTCATGGGCGACGGGTGGCGCATCTCGTACGCGTGGCCGGCGGCCGAGCGGGCGGCGCACCTGCGGGCCATGGGGGTGCGGAGCTTCCCCGCGCTGGCGTACGCGCACAAGCCGGACATGGCGGCCGACCTCAACGCCTGGACGCTCGACTTCGCCCGCCGCACGCCCGGCTGCCTGCCGTCGGCGACGTTCTATCCCGAGCCCGGGGCGGCGGGCCACGTGCGGCGGGCGCTGGCGGACGGCGCCCGGGTCTTCAAGGTGCACCTCCAGGTCGGCGGGTTCGACCCGCGGGCGCCGGAGCTGGCGGAGGTCTGGGGGCTGCTCGCGGAGTCGGGCGTGCCGGTGGTGGTGCACGCCAGCTCGGTGCCGGTGCCCGGCGGCTACGTCGGCCCCGGCCCGATCGGCGACGTGCTGCGCCGGCATCCGCGGCTGCGCGTGGTGATCGCGCACCTCGGGATGCCCGAGTACGAGCCGTTCTTCGAGCTGGCCGGGCGCTACGAGCGGGTGGCGCTGGACACCACGATGGCCTTCACCGACTTCAGCGAGGCGGGCATGCCGTTCCCGGAGCGGCTGCGGCCGGCGTTGCTTGATCTGGGGCTCGCGGGGAAGGTGGTGCTCGGCAGTGACTTCCCGACCATTCCGTACCCCTACGCGCACCAGCTCGACGCGCTCGCCCGCCTGGACCTCGGCGAGGACTGGCTCAGGGCCGTCTGCTGGCACAATGCCCAGGCCATGATCTGATATGAAGGTGAACGATCGTCACGTGGCGCTGATCAGCGCTTTCTACGACGCCCTCGGGCGGGCCGACCTCGCGGCCATGGAGAGCTGCTACCACCCCGAGGTCAGTTTCGGTGACCCCATCTTCCAGGAGCTCGAGGGCCGCGACCGGGTCATGCGGATGTGGCGCCTGCAGCTCGGCGTGCGCGACGGCCTGCGTTCCGACTACCGAAACGTCTCGGCCGACGACCACACCGGCACCGCGCACTGGACCGCCCGCTACACCTTCTCCAGCACCGGCCGGGAGGTGGTGAACGAGGTCGAGGCGCTGTTCAGGTTCGAGGACGGGCTCATCGTGCGGCACCATGACGACTTCGACTTCCGGCGCTGGTCCAGGATGGCGCTCGGCCGGCCGCACGGGCTGCTGTTCGGCTGGACGCCGATGTGGCGCAAGTCCATCAGGGACCGGGCCACGCAACAGCTCGACGCACTGGGGTAGCAAGAGGGGGCATGAGGAACATGGCCAGGGTCAGGAGTCTGCGCCGCGGGGCCGACGTGCGCGAGGAGCCGCCGGAGCACTCGATGGACCCGCGGGCCACCGAGGAGCCCCCGTACCGGCCCACCGTCATCGACAACGCGATCTACCGCGACGGCGAGCGCGTCGACAACCCGGGCTCGCTCGCCGACGCCTTCGAACGCCTCAAGGAGATGCCGGGCAGCATGGCCTGGATCGGCCTGTACCGGCCGAAGGAATGGGAGCTGGTCAAGCTCGGCGAGGAGTTCGAGCTGCACGAGCTGGCCCTGGAGGACGCGATCGTCGGCTCCCAGCGGCCGAAGTCCGACCGGTACGGCGACACGCTCTTCGTGGTGCTGCGCGCGGCCCGCTACCTCGACGACGTGGAGGAGGTGGCGTTCGGCGAGCTGCACGTCTTCGTCGGCCCCGACTTCGTGATCACCGTCAGGCACGCCGAGGCCCCCGACCTGCAGGGCGTGCGCCGCCGCATGGAGTCCGACCCCGAGCTGCTGCGGCAGGGCCCGCAGGCGGTGCTGTACGCCATCCTCGACACGGTGGTCGACGGCTACGCGCCGGTCGTGGCCGGGCTGCAGAAGGACATCGAGGAGATCGAGGTCCAGGTCTTCAGCGGCGACCCGTCGGTGTCGCGGCGCGTGTACGAGCTGTCCGGCGAGGTGATCGAGTTCCAGCGGGCCACGGCGCCGCTGGTCGGCATGATCCACGGGTTCATCGCGGGCGCCCCCAAGTACGGGCTGAACGACGAGCTGCAGAGTTACCTGCGCGACGTGGCCGACCACGCGATCACTGTCTCCGAGCGGGTGTCGTCCTTCCGGCAGATGTTGCAGAACATCCTGGTCGTCAACTCGACGCTGGTGACGCAGGCGCAGAACGCGGAGATGGCCCGGATGACCGAGGCCAGCATCCGGCAGGGCGAGGAGGTCAAGAAGATCTCCGCGTGGGCGGCCATCCTCTTCGCGCCGACCCTGGTCGGGACGATCTACGGCATGAACTTCGACTTCATGCCGGAGACGCACTGGGCGCTCGGCTACCCGTTCGCGATCGTGCTGATGGCCGCCGTGTGCCTGGTGCTCTACATGGTCTTCAAACGCCGCGACTGGCTGTGACCCGGCGCGGGTCACGGGTGGTGGCGCCTCCGGAGGAACGGAAGCGCGGGTCGAGGCCGCTGTTGTCCACGTCCACCTAGGGAGCCGATCACCACAGGGCGGCGACGATCAGGCCGACGAGGACGAGGGCGACGAGGACGGCGCGTAACGCGCTGAGCGCGCTCATGGCCGGAGGCCGGCGTGCTCCTCCAGGCGCTCCAGACGCTGCACGAGCGGCTGGAGTTCGGCCCGGAGCGCGGCCTTCAGCAGCTCGGCCTGGCCCTGCGCCGGCCCGGGCGCCTGGGCGGGCTGGGCGGGGCCGGGCTGCTGGGCCTGGGCGCGCAGGTGGACGTAGCCGGCCAGGGCGGCCGACACGGCGCGGCGGGTCAGGCGGGGCTCGGCGCCGAGGGCGCGCAGGACCTGCCCGCCGGTGCCGTCCGGCTCGGCGACGAGGCCCAGCAGGAGGTGCTCGCAGCCGACGTAGTTGTGGCCGAGGGACAGCGCCTCGGTGACGGCGAACTCCAGGGCGTTGGCGGCGGAGGTGCTGAAACGCCGCGTCCCGGCCTCGGCTTCGGCATCGGGCTGAGGGACGGGGCGGGCGTGCTGGTCGAGGTCGCGGCGGACGTGGTCGAGGCTGATCTCCATGGCCCGCAGCACGTGCAGGGCCAGGTTGCCGCCCTCGGTGAGCATCGCGCCGAGCAGGTGCTCGGTGCCGACCTCGGCGGCGCCCTGGGCGCGGGCGCCGTCGGCGGCGAGCTTGAGCACGGTGCGCGTCCGGCCGGTCAGGTGGGTGAGGGCGCCGGTCGGGGTCTCCAGGTCGAGCTCGCCGAGCGAGGACTCCCTGATCGCGGTCACCCGGCGGACCGCCTGCTCCAGCGCGCGCTGGCAGACGGCGGACACCGGCACGCCGGCCTCCTTGACGGCCTCGGCGAGGTCGTCGGGCAGGTATACGTTGATCTTTGGCATGCCCCCACTGTAACCCCAATGGGGGTAGACGTCTATAACCCCTACCGGAGAAGGAGGCGGCGGCGCAGGCGGGCCGGCAGCGGGGTGCGGGCGCGGAGCGTGCGGCGGAGGGCGTCGCTGTGCCGCCAGGCGGCCGCGGCGGTCTCGTCGGTGACGGCGTCGGGGGCGTATCTGGCGAAGTTCGACAGGTCCGCCAGCGGGCGGAGGTCGGCGGCGACGTCCGGCGGCTGGGCGGCGAGAACGTCCGCGGCCGTCAGCGCCCGGTCCCCGGCCAGGCCCAGGTCGTCGCGGGCCTGCCGCCACGCGCCGAGCACCCGGCCCTCCGGGCTGCCCGCGCGGCGGCGTCTCCTCCGGCGCCACGGCGGCAGGGCCGCCGCCAGGCCCGCGTACGCCAGCACCAGCGCCCCGCCCGCGACCGCCGCGAGCGTCCACGGGGACGGGCCCGCCTCCTCCCGGCCGCCGCCGCCCTGCGGCCGGGACTCCGGCGCGCGGTCGCCGCCGCCGCCCCGCGTGAACTCGCCCTCCAGCTGCTCGCTCTCCTCGATGGCCGACGACACCACCTCGTGGTCGTCCTTGGCGCCGCTGCGGCCCGGCGTCGGGTAGAACGGCCGCCAGCCGATCCCCTCGAACTCGATCTCCGCCCACGCCATCACGTGCCCCGACCTGACGTGGTAGACGCCGCCGGCGGGCGTGCCCGGCCGGAAGCCGACGACCACCCTGGACGGCAGCCCGAGCGTCCTCGCCATGAGCGCGAACGTGGTCGCGAACTGCTCCGACGTGCCCCGGTGCGTGGTCCGCAGGAAGAACTCCAGGCCCTTGAGCGAGTGGCCGGGAGGGGCGGTGACGTCGTAGCGGGCGCTGGTGCGGAGGTAGCTCTGCAGCCGGTACGCCTGCCGCATCGGCTCCTCCGCCCCCTTGACCGCCTCCCTGGCGAGCCTGCCGAACAGCTCCTTCTGCGGCCCGCCGGGGAACGCGGTCAGCGCGGGGTCGCGCGCCGGCACGGCGGCCAGCAGGTCCTCCTTGGACGGCTTCGGCACCCGGGAGGTGACCTCGTAGCTGAAGCCCTTGGCGGGCTTGACGCCGGCCAGCAGCGCGCCGCTGGCCGGGTCGGCGGCCAGGCCGCGCACGCCGTCCACCTTCTCGGGCCGTTCGGCCGCCGGCAGCCAGGTGCCGGGCAGGCCGTCGAAGGTGATCCGCTGGCGCACGACGTCGGCCTCGCCGGTCCACGGGCCCTCGGGGACGCGGCCGCCGGTGGGCTGGAAGCGGGCGCCCGAGGTCCAGCGCACCCCGTCGTAGCGGTCGAGCACGGCCAGCCGCCAGTTGAGCGGTTCGCCGGCCTGGACGGTGAACAGCTCCCGGTCGGGGATCTGCAGCCAGGCCGAGACCCGGTCCAGGGGGCTGACGCTGTCCACGCGGACGGGCGGCGGCAGGTCGGCGTCGTCGCGCGGGTTGTACGGCTGCGCCGCGATCGGCAGCAGCGGGCCGGCGACCAGCGCGACGGCGGCCAGCGCGGCCGCCACCGGCAGCCCGGCCAGCAGCCAGGACGCGGGGCGGCCGGCGCGCACCAGGGCGAGGGCGGCGATCAGCGTGAACAGCGCGGCGGCGACCGGCAGGTTCGAGCCCTCGCCGTCCACGCCGAGCAGCAGGGCCAGGCCGTACACGAGGAGGGCGGGCAGCGCCGGGGCGATCCTGGTGGCGGTGCGGGTGAGCAGCTCGGCGCCGGTCGTGGCGGCCGCCCACACCAGGGTGTGGACCAGGACCAGCAGGCCCGGGTCCGGCTGGGCGGGCAGCAGGGTGGTGAGCAGCGCGTGCCAGGAGTTGGCCACGTCCCTGAGGAGGGCGGGCTCCAGACCTCCGTAGAGCGGGACGGTCCCGGCGAACCAGACGACGAGATCGAGCATCAGCGCCAGCCAGAGCGGGCGCCTGGCGGTGAGCGCGGCGACGAGCGCGGG encodes:
- a CDS encoding nuclear transport factor 2 family protein produces the protein MKVNDRHVALISAFYDALGRADLAAMESCYHPEVSFGDPIFQELEGRDRVMRMWRLQLGVRDGLRSDYRNVSADDHTGTAHWTARYTFSSTGREVVNEVEALFRFEDGLIVRHHDDFDFRRWSRMALGRPHGLLFGWTPMWRKSIRDRATQQLDALG
- a CDS encoding DUF3488 and transglutaminase-like domain-containing protein, with amino-acid sequence MVPPAGGTPPLWRRAAGLALVAAVAGTAGWGFHRVFPAGQELLLAVVPAAVAPALVAALTARRPLWLALMLDLVVWFAGTVPLYGGLEPALLRDVANSWHALLTTLLPAQPDPGLLVLVHTLVWAAATTGAELLTRTATRIAPALPALLVYGLALLLGVDGEGSNLPVAAALFTLIAALALVRAGRPASWLLAGLPVAAALAAVALVAGPLLPIAAQPYNPRDDADLPPPVRVDSVSPLDRVSAWLQIPDRELFTVQAGEPLNWRLAVLDRYDGVRWTSGARFQPTGGRVPEGPWTGEADVVRQRITFDGLPGTWLPAAERPEKVDGVRGLAADPASGALLAGVKPAKGFSYEVTSRVPKPSKEDLLAAVPARDPALTAFPGGPQKELFGRLAREAVKGAEEPMRQAYRLQSYLRTSARYDVTAPPGHSLKGLEFFLRTTHRGTSEQFATTFALMARTLGLPSRVVVGFRPGTPAGGVYHVRSGHVMAWAEIEFEGIGWRPFYPTPGRSGAKDDHEVVSSAIEESEQLEGEFTRGGGGDRAPESRPQGGGGREEAGPSPWTLAAVAGGALVLAYAGLAAALPPWRRRRRRRAGSPEGRVLGAWRQARDDLGLAGDRALTAADVLAAQPPDVAADLRPLADLSNFARYAPDAVTDETAAAAWRHSDALRRTLRARTPLPARLRRRLLLR
- a CDS encoding magnesium and cobalt transport protein CorA gives rise to the protein MRNMARVRSLRRGADVREEPPEHSMDPRATEEPPYRPTVIDNAIYRDGERVDNPGSLADAFERLKEMPGSMAWIGLYRPKEWELVKLGEEFELHELALEDAIVGSQRPKSDRYGDTLFVVLRAARYLDDVEEVAFGELHVFVGPDFVITVRHAEAPDLQGVRRRMESDPELLRQGPQAVLYAILDTVVDGYAPVVAGLQKDIEEIEVQVFSGDPSVSRRVYELSGEVIEFQRATAPLVGMIHGFIAGAPKYGLNDELQSYLRDVADHAITVSERVSSFRQMLQNILVVNSTLVTQAQNAEMARMTEASIRQGEEVKKISAWAAILFAPTLVGTIYGMNFDFMPETHWALGYPFAIVLMAAVCLVLYMVFKRRDWL
- a CDS encoding M50 family metallopeptidase — encoded protein: MDKLWANLIKVQPDPHPWVVVVSALVALVIVGFRMPWQVSRGLITIAHEGGHALMALLTRRKLEGIRLHSDTSGVTLTRGRPTGPGMVLTAMAGYLAPPLLGLAAAWLTEEGRITLLIWAVLLFLVCMLLLVRNLYGALILLATGGAVFALIMYAPAAVQQGVAFVAVWFLLLGGIRPIIELQQKRRRRQARDSDADQLARLTILPGGFFVFFFFVVAVTAAAFGAYLMNPL
- a CDS encoding amidohydrolase family protein encodes the protein MPEWWRRLGLPGLIDLHVHFLPERMERRVWHHFRNGGPLMGDGWRISYAWPAAERAAHLRAMGVRSFPALAYAHKPDMAADLNAWTLDFARRTPGCLPSATFYPEPGAAGHVRRALADGARVFKVHLQVGGFDPRAPELAEVWGLLAESGVPVVVHASSVPVPGGYVGPGPIGDVLRRHPRLRVVIAHLGMPEYEPFFELAGRYERVALDTTMAFTDFSEAGMPFPERLRPALLDLGLAGKVVLGSDFPTIPYPYAHQLDALARLDLGEDWLRAVCWHNAQAMI
- a CDS encoding Clp protease N-terminal domain-containing protein, which codes for MPKINVYLPDDLAEAVKEAGVPVSAVCQRALEQAVRRVTAIRESSLGELDLETPTGALTHLTGRTRTVLKLAADGARAQGAAEVGTEHLLGAMLTEGGNLALHVLRAMEISLDHVRRDLDQHARPVPQPDAEAEAGTRRFSTSAANALEFAVTEALSLGHNYVGCEHLLLGLVAEPDGTGGQVLRALGAEPRLTRRAVSAALAGYVHLRAQAQQPGPAQPAQAPGPAQGQAELLKAALRAELQPLVQRLERLEEHAGLRP